In Curtobacterium sp. L6-1, a genomic segment contains:
- a CDS encoding CPBP family intramembrane glutamic endopeptidase, translated as MTNTIEARSQAGTAPQDRHGIRGVVARHPLGSFFTLALGLSWLAWVPYILSPHGMGVWDIHFAEVLGSAQFTGVLPGALLGPLGGAFIVTAVADGRPGLRRWVGRLFRWRVAWYWYALALVVVPALIIVSALPFAGGDVHAPTALVFAAVVPGLVIQLFSTGLSEEPGWRDFALPRLQHRFGGLGAAAILGPVWALWHMPLYLSDWGGWPNAHWSEPVVFALFTITFNVLMVQVFNKTGESLPLALLLHVGVNNTISTFFPTMYPSMTAGTLMIGLTIMSTITAVVLLVVTRGRLGYDPARRALPIDAPIPSAKPLVGSQHGTR; from the coding sequence ATGACGAACACCATCGAAGCCCGGTCGCAGGCCGGCACCGCACCGCAGGACCGGCACGGGATCCGCGGTGTCGTCGCGCGGCACCCGCTCGGGTCGTTCTTCACCCTCGCGCTCGGGCTGAGCTGGCTCGCGTGGGTCCCGTACATCCTGTCGCCGCACGGCATGGGCGTGTGGGACATCCACTTCGCCGAGGTCCTCGGCAGCGCGCAGTTCACCGGGGTGCTGCCCGGCGCGCTGCTCGGCCCGCTCGGCGGCGCGTTCATCGTTACGGCCGTGGCGGACGGGCGCCCGGGCCTCCGCCGCTGGGTCGGACGCCTGTTCCGCTGGCGGGTCGCCTGGTACTGGTACGCCCTCGCGCTCGTCGTCGTGCCGGCCCTGATCATCGTGTCCGCGCTGCCGTTCGCCGGCGGGGACGTGCACGCGCCGACCGCCCTCGTGTTCGCGGCCGTCGTGCCGGGCCTGGTCATCCAGCTGTTCTCGACCGGCCTGAGCGAGGAGCCGGGCTGGCGCGACTTCGCCCTGCCCCGCCTGCAGCACCGCTTCGGTGGGCTCGGCGCTGCCGCGATCCTCGGCCCGGTGTGGGCGCTGTGGCACATGCCGCTGTACCTCAGCGACTGGGGCGGGTGGCCGAACGCGCACTGGAGCGAGCCCGTCGTGTTCGCCCTGTTCACGATCACCTTCAACGTCCTGATGGTCCAGGTGTTCAACAAGACCGGCGAGAGCCTGCCGCTGGCCCTGCTCCTGCACGTCGGCGTGAACAACACCATCTCGACGTTCTTCCCGACGATGTACCCGAGCATGACCGCCGGCACGCTGATGATCGGCCTGACGATCATGTCGACGATCACCGCCGTGGTGCTGCTCGTCGTCACCCGCGGACGTCTCGGGTACGACCCGGCCCGTCGGGCGCTGCCCATCGACGCCCCGATCCCGTCGGCGAAGCCCCTCGTAGGATCGCAGCATGGCACCCGCTGA
- a CDS encoding NAD-dependent epimerase/dehydratase family protein, translating to MILVTGGAGFIGSHTVRSLVEAGEECVLLQRRTPEVPPQLADLPVHVVQADVGDLEAVLAVGRRFPITGIVHLAVALPWATDGGDPVDATSTAIEAFLTIVRAAEAWKVPRVVTASTIGVYGFGGAGPLSEDDPISFRHVHAIPTFKKIAELLALHLSDQTDVQIVSARISGTWGPGGHQPDPFFAAPSLALGAARGTTPDVSGLAAPPHRNDALDLLYVKDTGRALALLMRTPELRHPTYNVASGRATSNADVVEAIRTVVPDFAVDLPVGPDQPQQWLDTTRLREDTGFTPEYDTAAAAADYIAWLRAGNER from the coding sequence ATGATCCTCGTCACCGGAGGCGCCGGCTTCATCGGCTCCCACACCGTCCGGTCCCTCGTCGAGGCCGGGGAGGAGTGCGTCCTGCTCCAGCGTCGGACGCCGGAGGTCCCGCCGCAGCTCGCCGACCTCCCCGTGCACGTCGTCCAGGCGGACGTCGGCGACCTCGAGGCCGTCCTCGCCGTCGGCCGCCGCTTCCCGATCACCGGCATCGTGCACCTCGCGGTGGCACTGCCCTGGGCGACCGACGGCGGCGACCCCGTGGACGCCACGAGCACCGCCATCGAGGCCTTCCTCACCATCGTGCGTGCTGCCGAGGCGTGGAAGGTCCCGCGCGTGGTCACCGCGAGCACGATCGGCGTCTACGGGTTCGGTGGCGCCGGGCCGCTCTCCGAGGACGACCCGATCTCGTTCCGCCACGTGCACGCCATCCCGACGTTCAAGAAGATCGCCGAACTGCTCGCCCTGCACCTGTCGGACCAGACGGACGTGCAGATCGTCTCGGCGCGGATCTCCGGCACGTGGGGCCCCGGCGGACACCAGCCCGACCCGTTCTTCGCCGCTCCGTCCCTCGCCCTCGGGGCCGCGCGCGGCACGACGCCGGACGTCTCCGGGCTCGCGGCTCCTCCGCACCGAAACGACGCGCTCGACCTCCTGTACGTCAAGGACACCGGACGTGCCCTCGCCCTCCTGATGCGGACCCCTGAGCTGCGACACCCGACCTACAACGTCGCGTCGGGGCGGGCCACGAGCAACGCCGACGTCGTCGAGGCGATCCGGACCGTCGTGCCCGACTTCGCGGTCGACCTGCCCGTCGGACCGGACCAGCCGCAGCAGTGGCTCGACACCACCCGGCTCCGGGAGGACACCGGGTTCACCCCGGAGTACGACACGGCGGCGGCCGCAGCGGACTACATCGCCTGGCTCCGCGCTGGCAACGAGCGGTAG
- a CDS encoding MarR family winged helix-turn-helix transcriptional regulator codes for MSSEARPSDVLGYLLKHATMTLAERTDTALAPLSIDGKEFGALRVLARREPMSQLQVAQTLGIDRTTMVALLDTLERKGIVARHPDPADRRRNVVELTEQGERVVDAAETLRRQVEEEFLAPVSAADGERLRRTLRALLEEGSPNRQQSTAADQRR; via the coding sequence ATGTCCAGCGAAGCCCGACCGTCCGACGTCCTCGGGTACCTCCTCAAGCACGCGACGATGACCCTCGCGGAGCGGACGGACACCGCGCTCGCCCCGCTGTCGATCGACGGCAAGGAGTTCGGCGCACTGCGGGTCCTCGCCCGGCGCGAGCCGATGTCCCAGCTCCAGGTGGCACAGACCCTCGGGATCGACCGGACGACGATGGTCGCGCTCCTCGACACCCTCGAGCGGAAGGGCATCGTGGCGCGACACCCCGACCCGGCCGACCGCCGCCGCAACGTCGTCGAGCTCACGGAGCAGGGGGAACGGGTGGTCGACGCGGCCGAGACGCTCCGTCGCCAGGTCGAGGAGGAGTTCCTCGCACCCGTCAGCGCGGCCGACGGCGAGCGTCTGCGACGGACGCTCCGGGCGCTGCTCGAGGAGGGGTCGCCCAACCGCCAGCAGTCGACGGCCGCTGATCAGCGGCGCTGA
- a CDS encoding SRPBCC family protein, with product MPVVESRCVVPVDVDVAFAVSQTQGEVRKRWDPFIRRQHLIGATVPGKGVRTYTVQRFGLAMESEYVSYNPPSNVGMKMTKGSWFFERMGGGWRFSAAEGQPGHALAVWRYNFTCRPQWLAPIAERIGVLVLQRDIDRRIAGFARGCEDPVVLAAVAADRGY from the coding sequence ATGCCCGTCGTCGAGTCCCGCTGTGTCGTCCCCGTCGACGTGGACGTCGCCTTCGCCGTCTCGCAGACGCAGGGCGAGGTCCGGAAGCGGTGGGACCCGTTCATCCGGCGGCAGCACCTCATCGGTGCGACCGTGCCCGGCAAGGGCGTGCGGACGTACACGGTGCAGCGGTTCGGCCTGGCGATGGAGAGCGAGTACGTCTCGTACAACCCGCCCTCGAACGTCGGGATGAAGATGACGAAGGGCTCGTGGTTCTTCGAGCGCATGGGCGGCGGCTGGCGCTTCAGTGCGGCGGAGGGGCAGCCGGGGCACGCCCTGGCGGTCTGGCGCTACAACTTCACGTGCCGACCGCAGTGGCTCGCGCCGATCGCCGAACGGATCGGCGTGCTCGTGCTCCAGCGGGACATCGACCGGCGGATCGCGGGGTTCGCGCGCGGCTGCGAGGACCCGGTGGTGCTGGCTGCCGTGGCGGCGGACCGCGGGTACTGA